A region of Deltaproteobacteria bacterium DNA encodes the following proteins:
- a CDS encoding phosphoadenylyl-sulfate reductase — MRAAADFGAHCALACSFGPEDIVLLDLMREAAPSLGVFAIDTGRLHEETYEIAERAADFFGLRVKWYAPDRDAVEQLESAKGLYSFRQSLENRHECCGIRKVEPLGRALAGLRAWITGRRQEQSVTRFGLNFFEDDAERPGVLKLNPLAEWTSAMVWAHIRERGLPYNALHDRGFPSIGCSPCTRAVAAGEDERAGRWWWETPENKECGLHVAATHAS; from the coding sequence ATGCGCGCCGCGGCGGACTTCGGCGCCCACTGCGCCCTCGCGTGCAGTTTCGGACCCGAGGACATCGTGCTGCTCGACCTGATGCGCGAGGCCGCGCCATCGCTGGGCGTTTTCGCGATCGACACGGGCCGGCTGCACGAGGAGACCTACGAGATCGCCGAGCGCGCGGCCGATTTTTTCGGCTTGCGCGTCAAGTGGTACGCGCCGGATCGAGATGCCGTGGAACAGCTCGAAAGCGCCAAGGGGCTCTATTCGTTCCGCCAATCGCTCGAAAATCGACACGAGTGCTGCGGCATCCGCAAGGTTGAGCCGCTCGGACGGGCGCTCGCCGGTCTACGTGCGTGGATCACGGGACGCCGGCAGGAGCAGAGCGTCACGCGTTTTGGTCTGAATTTCTTTGAAGACGACGCCGAGCGCCCGGGCGTGCTCAAGCTCAACCCGCTCGCCGAGTGGACCTCGGCGATGGTCTGGGCGCACATCCGCGAACGCGGATTGCCGTACAACGCGCTGCACGACCGGGGTTTTCCGTCGATCGGCTGCTCGCCCTGCACCCGCGCGGTGGCCGCCGGCGAGGACGAGCGCGCGGGGCGATGGTGGTGGGAGACGCCCGAAAACAAGGAGTGCGGGCTGCACGTCGCGGCGACGCACGCGTCTTGA
- a CDS encoding Rrf2 family transcriptional regulator yields the protein MSNLVSQKCFYGIKAVFELARTNSDEPVKIHQIADRQNIPIRFLEAILRQLRQGGFVDSRRGAEGGYLLARRPGKIRVGDIISFFEGEVGAFTASENGSARDRGASDMVLDEMWAQSRTALADVFDSWTIQDLVDKAEALKSRYTMNFSI from the coding sequence ATGTCGAATCTCGTGTCCCAGAAATGCTTTTACGGGATCAAGGCCGTTTTCGAGCTCGCGCGGACGAACTCGGACGAGCCGGTGAAAATCCACCAGATCGCGGACAGGCAGAACATTCCGATCCGTTTTCTCGAGGCGATTCTGCGTCAGCTTCGTCAGGGCGGGTTTGTGGATTCGCGGCGGGGCGCGGAAGGCGGATATTTGCTCGCGCGGCGGCCCGGAAAGATCCGGGTCGGCGACATCATCTCGTTTTTCGAGGGAGAGGTCGGCGCGTTTACGGCGAGCGAAAACGGTTCGGCGCGGGATCGCGGCGCGTCGGACATGGTGCTCGACGAGATGTGGGCGCAGAGCCGGACGGCGCTCGCGGATGTGTTCGACTCCTGGACGATCCAGGATCTGGTGGATAAAGCGGAGGCTCTCAAGAGCCGTTACACGATGAATTTTTCGATCTGA